From a region of the Dehalococcoidales bacterium genome:
- a CDS encoding ABC transporter ATP-binding protein — MKVPMSFGPMGGGGPPPGGAPPGGPGRGGPIGRHGPMMPGEKPKSFKKTMATLMRYLKPFRVAIIVALLFSMAGTVFAIIGPKMMGNATNVLFQGVMNKIMHVPGAAVDFTYIGHTVLILLILYIVGTGFTYVQGWIMSGVAMKITYAFRKNIAEKINRMPLKYFDTKTHGEVLSRVTNDVDTVSNTLSQNLSQIVTSVTTIVGVMAMMIWISWEMTLTALFILPLSLVLVQFIIKRSQRYFRKNQAYLGHINGHIEEMFTGHNVMKAFNGEKRSIEQFDKINEELYDAGWKSQFLSTAMMPVMTLVGNLGYIGVSILGGYLAVRKTVQVGDILAFIQYMRNFTQQITQTTNIANLLQSTAAAAERVFEFLDEDEEIPDPADAVRIKDVAGRVTFDKVHFGYDPENIVIKDFSADIHPGQEVAIVGPTGAGKTTLVKLLMRFYDVNSGGISVDGVDIRKMKREDLRSMFGMVLQDTWLFNGSIKENIRYGNPDATDEQVIAAAKMAYVDAFVHTLPHGYDMEINEESSNISQGQKQLITIARAFLADPKILILDEATSSVDTRTEVLIQKAMEELTRDRTAFVIAHRLSTIHNADIILVMKDGDIVEQGNHEELLAANGFYASLYYSQFDSAGAADN, encoded by the coding sequence ATGAAAGTGCCGATGAGTTTCGGGCCTATGGGTGGCGGTGGGCCTCCTCCGGGAGGGGCGCCTCCGGGCGGGCCGGGGCGCGGTGGGCCGATTGGCCGCCACGGGCCGATGATGCCCGGCGAAAAACCAAAAAGCTTTAAGAAAACCATGGCTACCCTGATGCGGTACTTAAAGCCTTTCCGCGTGGCCATCATCGTAGCGCTGCTCTTTTCCATGGCCGGCACGGTCTTTGCCATTATCGGCCCCAAGATGATGGGCAACGCCACCAACGTGCTCTTCCAGGGCGTCATGAACAAGATAATGCATGTTCCCGGCGCCGCTGTTGACTTCACCTATATCGGCCATACGGTACTTATTTTACTCATTCTCTATATCGTCGGCACCGGTTTTACCTATGTACAGGGCTGGATAATGTCCGGCGTGGCCATGAAAATAACCTACGCTTTCCGTAAAAACATCGCGGAAAAAATCAACCGCATGCCGCTCAAATACTTCGATACCAAGACCCACGGCGAGGTGCTCAGCCGCGTCACCAACGATGTTGATACCGTCAGCAATACCCTGAGCCAGAACCTTTCGCAGATTGTCACCTCGGTCACCACTATCGTCGGCGTTATGGCGATGATGATCTGGATAAGCTGGGAAATGACCCTTACCGCGCTGTTCATCCTGCCCCTTTCGCTCGTCTTGGTGCAGTTTATCATCAAGCGGTCCCAGCGGTACTTCCGCAAGAACCAGGCTTACCTGGGGCATATCAACGGGCATATTGAAGAAATGTTTACCGGCCACAATGTCATGAAGGCTTTTAACGGCGAGAAGCGCTCCATCGAGCAGTTCGATAAAATCAATGAAGAGCTGTATGACGCCGGCTGGAAATCACAGTTCCTGTCCACCGCCATGATGCCGGTGATGACTTTAGTGGGCAACCTGGGCTATATCGGCGTCAGCATCCTCGGCGGCTATCTCGCCGTCAGGAAAACCGTCCAGGTGGGTGATATCCTGGCTTTTATCCAGTATATGCGCAACTTCACCCAGCAAATCACTCAGACGACAAACATCGCCAATCTGTTGCAGTCCACCGCCGCCGCCGCCGAGCGCGTCTTCGAGTTCCTCGATGAAGATGAGGAAATCCCTGACCCCGCCGATGCCGTGCGGATTAAGGATGTCGCCGGCCGCGTAACGTTTGATAAAGTGCATTTCGGCTATGACCCGGAAAATATAGTCATTAAGGACTTCTCCGCGGATATCCACCCCGGGCAGGAGGTCGCTATCGTCGGCCCCACCGGCGCCGGCAAGACCACGCTGGTCAAACTGCTCATGCGTTTTTATGATGTTAACAGCGGCGGCATTTCCGTCGATGGCGTGGACATCAGGAAGATGAAGCGGGAAGACCTGCGTTCCATGTTCGGCATGGTCTTGCAGGATACCTGGCTTTTTAACGGCTCCATTAAAGAAAATATCCGCTACGGCAATCCCGATGCTACCGATGAGCAGGTTATTGCGGCGGCAAAAATGGCTTATGTCGATGCCTTCGTGCACACCCTGCCCCACGGCTATGACATGGAAATTAACGAGGAGTCCAGCAACATCTCCCAGGGGCAAAAGCAGCTTATTACCATCGCCCGCGCCTTCCTGGCCGACCCCAAGATTCTGATTCTGGACGAGGCTACCAGCTCCGTGGATACCAGGACGGAAGTGCTGATACAAAAAGCCATGGAGGAGCTGACGCGGGACCGCACCGCCTTCGTTATTGCCCACCGCCTCTCCACCATCCACAACGCGGATATCATCCTGGTGATGAAGGACGGGGACATCGTGGAGCAGGGCAACCACGAAGAGCTGCTGGCCGCCAACGGCTTTTATGCCTCCCTTTACTACAGCCAGTTTGACTCCGCCGGCGCCGCGGATAACTAG
- a CDS encoding ABC transporter ATP-binding protein: protein MINLIKHLKPFIWSIVIIFALLFVQAMTDLALPGYMADIVNVGIQSSGIQNAVPQAIRASEYDKVTLFMSDSDKAEVAGSYLLLDKQTLSPDDYTKYVAKYPDLANEPIYILNTGDNAIISQLNDIFSKPIFLVVAIEQQGISGFTGSAVDIPEGTDPFTFIADMPPSDLEALRTTAYERITALPDSIITQSSTGYLVQEYDVLGMSLASIQTRYILGVGGLMLLITLLGAACSVAVGFLSARVASALARNLRQQIFTRVEDFSNTEFDKFSTASLITRSTNDITQVQMLLVMLFRVVFYAPILGIGGIIRVIGSEASMTWIIAAAVMAILGMIGVMLIVVVPRFRIVQKLVDKLNLVTREILSGLMVIRAFNTQKREEGKFDVANKDLTKINLFISRVTVLLMPLMMLIMNVVMIAIIWIGAHQVDAGNIQVGDMMAFMQYTMQIIMAFFMVSMVFVMLPRALVSVQRINEVLETEPVINDPPRPHQYDGSLKGQIEFKNVVFRYPGAEDDLLKDISFTVKPGHTAAIIGSTGCGKSTLVNLIPRFYDVTGGSILVDGIDVREVTQHDLRDKIGYVAQKTLLFSGTIGSNIRYANEAATDADLEKFAGTAQAMDFVKESEGGFATVVSQGGANLSGGQKQRLSIARALAKRPEIFIFDDSFSALDYTTDAALRKALRKETDHATVLIVTQRISTIMGSDQIIVLDHGEIVGIGKHRELMETCEVYREIAQSQLSKEELSS, encoded by the coding sequence ATGATAAACCTGATAAAACACCTTAAACCGTTTATCTGGTCCATCGTTATTATCTTCGCCCTGCTTTTCGTGCAGGCGATGACTGACCTCGCTCTGCCGGGTTACATGGCGGATATCGTTAACGTCGGCATCCAGTCCAGCGGTATCCAGAACGCCGTTCCCCAGGCTATCCGCGCCTCCGAGTACGATAAGGTAACCCTGTTCATGAGCGATAGCGATAAAGCGGAGGTAGCCGGCAGCTATTTGCTGCTGGATAAACAGACCCTTTCTCCGGACGACTATACAAAATATGTGGCCAAATACCCGGACCTTGCCAATGAGCCTATTTATATTTTAAACACCGGCGATAATGCCATCATTTCACAGCTTAATGACATTTTCAGTAAGCCTATTTTCCTCGTCGTTGCCATTGAGCAGCAGGGTATTTCCGGCTTCACCGGTTCCGCCGTTGATATTCCGGAGGGCACCGACCCCTTTACGTTTATAGCTGATATGCCCCCGTCTGACCTGGAGGCCCTGCGCACTACGGCTTATGAGCGTATTACTGCCCTGCCGGACAGCATTATCACCCAGTCCTCCACCGGCTATCTGGTCCAGGAGTATGACGTCCTGGGTATGAGCCTGGCATCGATACAAACGAGATATATCCTGGGCGTCGGCGGCCTCATGTTGCTGATTACACTCCTCGGCGCCGCTTGTTCGGTGGCTGTGGGTTTTCTCTCGGCGCGCGTTGCTTCCGCCCTGGCCCGCAACCTGCGTCAGCAGATATTCACCAGGGTCGAGGATTTCTCCAATACGGAGTTTGATAAATTCTCCACGGCTTCTCTTATCACCCGCTCTACCAATGATATTACCCAGGTGCAAATGCTGCTGGTAATGCTGTTCAGGGTGGTCTTTTATGCTCCTATCCTCGGTATCGGCGGCATCATCAGGGTCATCGGCAGTGAGGCTTCCATGACCTGGATTATCGCCGCGGCCGTCATGGCCATACTCGGCATGATCGGCGTCATGCTCATCGTGGTCGTCCCCAGGTTCAGAATAGTCCAGAAGCTGGTTGACAAGTTGAACCTGGTAACGCGGGAAATACTATCCGGCTTGATGGTAATCCGGGCTTTTAATACTCAAAAACGCGAGGAAGGAAAGTTCGATGTTGCCAATAAAGACCTCACTAAAATCAATCTTTTCATCAGCCGGGTAACGGTACTGCTGATGCCTTTGATGATGCTCATCATGAATGTCGTCATGATTGCCATCATCTGGATCGGCGCCCACCAGGTTGATGCCGGCAATATACAGGTGGGGGACATGATGGCTTTCATGCAGTACACCATGCAGATAATCATGGCCTTCTTCATGGTCTCCATGGTGTTCGTCATGCTGCCGCGTGCCCTCGTTTCCGTCCAGAGAATCAATGAGGTCCTGGAAACGGAACCCGTTATCAATGACCCGCCCCGGCCCCACCAATACGACGGCAGCCTCAAGGGACAAATCGAATTTAAAAACGTCGTTTTCCGCTATCCCGGCGCTGAAGACGATTTGCTTAAAGATATCAGTTTCACGGTTAAACCCGGACATACCGCGGCGATAATCGGCAGCACCGGCTGCGGTAAATCCACTCTGGTTAACCTTATCCCCCGCTTTTATGATGTCACCGGCGGCAGCATCCTGGTGGACGGCATTGATGTCCGCGAGGTAACCCAGCATGACCTGCGGGACAAAATAGGCTACGTCGCCCAGAAAACGCTCCTCTTTTCCGGCACCATCGGCAGCAATATCAGGTACGCCAATGAGGCCGCCACGGATGCTGACCTGGAAAAATTCGCCGGTACGGCCCAGGCGATGGATTTCGTCAAGGAAAGTGAAGGCGGCTTTGCCACGGTTGTATCGCAGGGAGGCGCCAACCTGTCCGGCGGCCAGAAACAAAGGCTTTCCATTGCCCGCGCGCTGGCCAAACGGCCGGAGATATTTATTTTCGATGATAGTTTTTCCGCCCTGGACTATACCACTGATGCCGCGCTCAGAAAGGCCCTGCGCAAAGAGACTGACCACGCCACTGTCCTGATCGTTACCCAGAGAATCAGCACTATCATGGGTTCGGACCAGATTATAGTCCTGGACCACGGCGAAATTGTGGGCATCGGCAAGCACCGTGAACTCATGGAGACCTGTGAAGTTTACCGGGAAATTGCCCAGTCCCAGCTTTCAAAGGAGGAGCTCTCCTCATGA
- a CDS encoding MarR family transcriptional regulator: MDKTREDLLQNLVQLMMSVMRHVRHPGPPPEHFLSPPHMMLLFTIGRQSEGMSVKELAERSSITPGAVTQFVDALVEKGLVAREGDTNDRRIVRLKLTPMAESQIEHFKKEHFASMSRIFDALNDDEIKQLITLFTKMDAFHETKDNLNDKPDKTP; this comes from the coding sequence ATGGATAAGACCAGAGAAGACCTCTTACAAAACCTCGTGCAGCTGATGATGTCCGTCATGAGACACGTGCGTCACCCCGGCCCGCCGCCCGAGCATTTTTTAAGCCCGCCTCATATGATGCTGCTTTTTACTATCGGCCGCCAGTCGGAGGGGATGTCGGTTAAGGAGCTGGCGGAACGTTCCAGCATCACCCCCGGCGCGGTTACCCAGTTCGTGGATGCGCTGGTGGAAAAGGGGCTGGTGGCGCGTGAAGGAGATACCAACGATAGGCGCATCGTCAGGCTGAAGCTCACGCCAATGGCGGAGAGTCAGATAGAACATTTCAAAAAGGAACACTTCGCTTCGATGTCCCGGATATTCGATGCTCTTAACGACGACGAGATAAAACAGCTGATAACATTGTTCACCAAGATGGATGCCTTCCACGAAACAAAGGACAACCTGAATGATAAACCTGATAAAACACCTTAA
- a CDS encoding glutaredoxin domain-containing protein produces MAQIQVYGTRWCPDCLRVKQAFSRHNITYDWYDIEQDAQACAYVEKVNGGYKSVPTILFPDGSVLVEPAGALLEKKLTEAGL; encoded by the coding sequence ATGGCACAAATCCAGGTCTACGGCACGCGCTGGTGCCCGGACTGCCTCAGGGTCAAACAGGCCTTTAGCCGGCATAACATTACCTATGACTGGTATGATATAGAGCAGGACGCCCAGGCCTGCGCTTACGTGGAAAAAGTGAACGGGGGATATAAAAGCGTACCCACCATCCTTTTCCCGGATGGCTCCGTCCTGGTGGAACCCGCCGGTGCCCTGCTGGAAAAGAAGTTGACGGAGGCCGGTCTTTAA